A section of the candidate division WOR-3 bacterium genome encodes:
- a CDS encoding GNAT family N-acetyltransferase produces MRNRKAASNLKIRPIKETDNRQLISLARSIGVPARVKLGVDRAPIFWAFSEMQSKTWDILVAEDGNEIVGFIDLSHRKFRLSKVVKQVTYVGLTGVHTGWRGSEVFPRLLRASERLARKRGSECAIALVNVNNMRFNKLLRFIYKDSICCENLRVSCVLLGPRYRRNKNVRVERATQEDMQMIMDLMMRYYCRYQLAPILDRKHFTDLFNSQLLDLLVVRDDKKKIVATMGLWDQSHMRRIIVLDYAPPMLWIKRLINGSRYFTRIARVPDPGSHFEYFYSVFAAFEEGFENSFCEILRFVCNKYADRNYNFLILAIPESSKVMKTCSDLWIISNNNVPVVIPLTNDMVTFLKEIGSCSLYLEYALS; encoded by the coding sequence ATGCGCAATAGAAAAGCGGCGTCGAATCTGAAGATCCGTCCAATAAAAGAAACTGACAATCGTCAGTTGATCTCGCTTGCGCGATCAATCGGGGTTCCAGCAAGAGTTAAACTTGGGGTGGACAGGGCGCCGATTTTTTGGGCCTTCAGCGAAATGCAGAGTAAAACATGGGATATATTGGTTGCCGAGGATGGCAATGAGATAGTTGGGTTCATAGATTTGAGTCACAGGAAGTTCCGTCTAAGCAAAGTCGTTAAGCAGGTTACCTATGTCGGTCTTACTGGGGTTCATACCGGATGGCGTGGATCAGAGGTATTCCCCAGGTTGCTAAGGGCAAGCGAGAGATTAGCCCGGAAGCGCGGCTCAGAATGCGCCATTGCGCTCGTCAATGTCAACAACATGAGGTTTAACAAGTTATTGAGGTTCATATATAAAGATTCGATATGCTGTGAGAACCTACGAGTGTCATGCGTTTTGCTTGGACCTCGTTACAGGCGTAACAAGAATGTTCGTGTCGAGAGAGCGACACAAGAGGATATGCAAATGATCATGGATCTTATGATGCGATATTATTGCCGGTATCAGCTCGCACCTATATTGGATAGAAAGCACTTTACAGATTTGTTTAACTCGCAGTTGCTTGATCTTCTCGTAGTACGCGATGACAAGAAGAAAATAGTGGCGACCATGGGTCTTTGGGACCAGAGCCATATGAGGAGAATTATTGTATTGGATTACGCGCCACCCATGTTATGGATAAAAAGATTAATAAATGGCAGCAGATATTTTACTCGTATCGCTCGTGTGCCCGATCCAGGTAGTCACTTCGAATATTTCTACTCAGTCTTCGCCGCGTTTGAAGAAGGCTTTGAAAATTCGTTTTGTGAAATCTTACGTTTTGTCTGCAATAAATATGCAGACCGTAATTACAACTTTCTGATACTAGCAATTCCTGAATCTTCAAAGGTTATGAAAACATGCAGTGATTTGTGGATCATTTCTAATAACAACGTTCCAGTAGTTATTCCTTTGACAAATGATATGGTGACTTTTCTTAAGGAAATCGGATCTTGTAGTTTATACCTTGAATACGCTTTGTCGTAA